A window from Ignavibacteriota bacterium encodes these proteins:
- a CDS encoding sigma-54-dependent Fis family transcriptional regulator yields MLKILVVEDNDTMRLGIIESLKRENYEVFSFSNGPAALDFLKSNSVDLAILDLKMEPISGMELLSIIKKDYYKIDVLIISAYGNVQTAVDAIKNGAADFLTKPFSPDELRIRVKKISNEKLKEEKIHNLIAENEYLQNEISNLQNELIGSSESFTNILKLVDHVAAKESPILLSGESGTGKELIAQLIHNKSLRADKSFIKVNCAALNENLLESELFGHEKGAFTGAVKSKKGRFELANNGTLFLDEIGEISPAMQVKLLRVIQEGEFEKVGGEITLKTNVRIISATNKNLHLEMSENRFREDLFYRLNVIPIHLPSLQERKDDIKILTEYFLKKSAVKNHQEIKAISDNGYDILKNYSFPGNIRELENLIERLSVVSDGKMIDDKLISYHLNPKVQTVYNFSQLSLDDSLFNFEKNIIIQALKEAKNVKHHAAKILKINTSTLYYKLEKFGLL; encoded by the coding sequence ATGTTAAAAATATTAGTCGTTGAAGACAATGACACAATGCGTTTGGGTATTATTGAAAGTTTAAAACGTGAGAATTATGAAGTTTTTTCGTTTTCTAACGGACCAGCTGCATTAGATTTTCTAAAATCAAATTCGGTTGATTTAGCAATCCTTGATTTGAAAATGGAACCAATTTCCGGAATGGAGTTGTTATCAATAATAAAAAAGGATTATTATAAAATAGACGTTTTAATTATTTCTGCTTATGGAAATGTTCAAACTGCAGTTGATGCAATTAAAAATGGTGCCGCTGATTTTTTAACAAAACCGTTTTCGCCAGATGAATTAAGAATTCGAGTTAAAAAAATCTCCAATGAAAAATTAAAAGAAGAGAAAATTCACAATCTAATTGCAGAAAATGAATATTTACAAAATGAGATATCAAATCTTCAAAATGAATTGATCGGTAGCTCGGAATCTTTCACTAATATTTTAAAATTGGTAGATCATGTTGCAGCAAAGGAAAGTCCAATTTTATTAAGTGGAGAAAGCGGAACCGGTAAGGAATTGATTGCACAATTAATACATAACAAAAGTTTACGTGCCGATAAATCCTTTATAAAAGTTAATTGCGCTGCTTTAAATGAAAATTTATTAGAAAGCGAATTATTTGGACACGAAAAAGGAGCATTTACCGGAGCGGTAAAATCCAAAAAGGGTAGATTTGAATTAGCAAATAACGGTACTTTATTTTTAGATGAAATTGGTGAAATTTCGCCAGCAATGCAAGTAAAATTACTTCGTGTAATTCAAGAAGGTGAGTTTGAAAAAGTTGGCGGTGAAATTACATTGAAAACAAATGTTCGAATTATTAGTGCAACTAATAAAAATTTGCATTTAGAAATGTCTGAAAACCGCTTTCGCGAGGATTTATTCTACCGTTTAAACGTAATTCCAATTCATTTGCCATCTTTGCAAGAAAGAAAAGATGATATAAAAATCTTAACTGAATATTTTCTTAAAAAATCAGCTGTAAAAAATCATCAAGAAATTAAAGCAATTTCTGATAACGGATACGATATTCTTAAAAACTATTCATTTCCGGGAAATATTAGGGAATTAGAAAATTTGATAGAACGTCTTTCTGTTGTTTCCGATGGGAAAATGATTGATGATAAATTAATTTCGTATCATCTTAATCCTAAAGTTCAAACGGTATATAATTTTTCACAATTATCTCTAGATGATTCTCTTTTTAATTTTGAGAAAAATATTATAATTCAAGCTTTAAAAGAAGCAAAAAATGTAAAGCACCATGCAGCAAAAATTTTGAAAATAAATACTAGTACATTGTATTACAAATTAGAAAAGTTTGGTTTGTTATAA